Genomic window (Deltaproteobacteria bacterium):
GCCACACCCGGCACGCCCTCGATGAGGCTGTGGCCCGAGCAGAGGAGCGTGATGAAAGCGAGGCGGACCGCCGACTCCTGCCCGACGATCACGCCGCCCACCGCCGCGCCGAGCGCGCGGTAGCGCTCGGCGATCGCCGCGACGTCCACGGGCCGGCTGCCGATCACGCGCTCGCCTCCTGGACCAGCGCGTCGAGCGCGCACACCGCATCGCGAAGGTCGCGCTCTCCCGCCACCGGGGCCCCTTCCACGAGCAGGCGAAGCGCACTCGGCGCGAGGCGGCGGTCAGGCGCGAGCCGCTCGGCCAGGACGGCGACCGGCGTCTCGGGCGGCATGCCGAAGTGGCGGCGGAGCCGCGCCGCGGTGAGCTCGCGGTAGCGGGCGAGCACGCGCGGGTGGTCGCGCGTGCCGGCGTAGAGCGCCGCCAGCGAGTCGACGAACGCGTCGAGCCCGGGCTCGGCGGTGTCCGGGCCGGGGAGCGCGCGCGGCGGCACCAGGCTTCCCTGCCAGGCGAAGAGCACGCCGGTGAGCGCGAGCCCGCAGAACACGAGCAGTGCGGGCGAGGTCGCGAGGTACGCCGCCGCGCTTCGCCGCGCGCGCCGGCCCTGCTCGCCCTGGTGGAACTGCGGCGCGCCGAACGCGTGCACGAGGTCGACCACGAGCGGCGCCGCGTCCCGGCGGTCGAGCCACTCGTTGCGGAGCATGGTGGCATCCGCCACGGCGACGATGCGCCCGGCACCGAGCGGGCGCTCGAGCACGAGCGGGCGCTCCGCGCTGAGCGCGCGGACCCGCCAGTCACCCGCGGCCGCGAAGGCGAGGAGGCTCTGCAGCTCGAGCGTCCGTGGCCGCGCCAGCACGTCGCCGGTCACCTGGTGCGCCGTCGCCGCGCGCTCCCGCCGGGCGGCGGCCGGCGTGACGGCGACGCGCGGAGGCAGGGCCACGCCCTCGAGGAGCGGGCACTCGGCGTGCTCCCGCGCGCCGGCGGAGAGGAAGAGCACGGCCGTCCCGCCGGCTCTGACCCACGGCTCCGCGCGCCAGCCGGCCCGGGCGACGGGCTTCCCGTCGCGGGCCCGGCACAGGCCGGCCGGCTCGATCCACCAGATGGTCGCGTCCGGGGGCAGGTCCTCGGGCGGCTCGTGGGTGCGCGCGACCGGGAAGCCGAGCTCGCTGAGCAGGTCGAAGACGGCGCGGTAGCCCCACGGACCCGTGCCGAAGGTGTCGCGCGACAGCTCGGCGCGCTTCTCGTCCGGGTAGAGCATGCCGACGAGCACGAGCAGCGCGCAGGCCGCGGCGAGCGCGATGAGCCCGCTCCGCCTCATGCCGGCTTCAGCACCGTCCCGAGGCGCGCGTGCAGCGACCGCCAGCGGTCGTAGAGCTCG
Coding sequences:
- a CDS encoding DUF4350 domain-containing protein; this translates as MRRSGLIALAAACALLVLVGMLYPDEKRAELSRDTFGTGPWGYRAVFDLLSELGFPVARTHEPPEDLPPDATIWWIEPAGLCRARDGKPVARAGWRAEPWVRAGGTAVLFLSAGAREHAECPLLEGVALPPRVAVTPAAARRERAATAHQVTGDVLARPRTLELQSLLAFAAAGDWRVRALSAERPLVLERPLGAGRIVAVADATMLRNEWLDRRDAAPLVVDLVHAFGAPQFHQGEQGRRARRSAAAYLATSPALLVFCGLALTGVLFAWQGSLVPPRALPGPDTAEPGLDAFVDSLAALYAGTRDHPRVLARYRELTAARLRRHFGMPPETPVAVLAERLAPDRRLAPSALRLLVEGAPVAGERDLRDAVCALDALVQEASA